The Desulfuribacillus alkaliarsenatis nucleotide sequence CTTTTTGCTTTTTTATGCTTTATTATTACAACTATACCAAACATCTTACATCTAATGTTAGGTATTATTACGCAAAGGGGTTGAAAACATGAAAAAAATTGAAACGATTATTCGTCCAGAGCAGTTCCCTGAGCTCCACAAACAACTTCATAGCGCAGGGATTAAGGGTCTAACTGTAACAGAGGTCGCTGGTTACGGTTTGCAAAAAGGTAAGACAGGTGTTTACAGAGGTAATGTTTACGATGTAACCCTATTACCTAAAATCAAAGTTGAACTCGTTACTACAAATGAAGATTATGAAACTATCATAGGCATCATCAAGAAGACCTGTAACACTGGAAAAGTCGGAGACGGAAAGATTTTTGTTTATCCTCTGGAGAACGTTATTCGAATCCGCACAGGTGACGAAGGCACACAAGCAATTTAACTTTATAGCGAAAGAAAATCGGAAAGGAATGATTAAATTGAAAAGTAAAGCAAGAATTATACTTATAACCTTTGCCCTTGTCACTTTGTTTTTAGCCTCTCCTGCAGCAGCAGAATCTGAATATACTATTGAAGGACTTATAGCTGATTTAGATGTCTACGTTATCTTACTAAGTGCATTTCTAGTGTTTATCATGCATGCAGGGTTCGCAATGTTAGAAACTGGTTTTACAAGATCTAAGAACGCCCTTAATATACTACTTAAAAATTTCTTCTCAATGTCAGTCGGTGTTGTTGCATATTTCTTTGTAGGATACAGCTTAATGTACGGTGCTTCTTATGCTGGTTTTACAAGCTTTAACGGATTTTTCCTAATGGGAGCACACGATGAATTAGCTGATTTCTTGTTTGACGCAGTCTTTGCTGCTACTGCAGCAACAATCATCTCAGGTGCTGTTGCTGAACGTATTAAGTTAAGTAGTTTTGTAATTATCGTAGCATTTATGACGGCGATTGTTTATCCAGTTGCTGGGCACTGGATGTGGGACGATAATGGTTGGTTAGTAGGTTTAGGTTTTGCTGACTATGCTGGCTCAACTGTTGTTCACTCCGTAGGTGCTTGGGGTGCGATTATAGCAGTATTATTCTTAGGCGCCCGTATCGGTAAATATGATGGCAAAAAAGTTAACACTATCCCTGGTCACAACCTACCTTTAGGTGCCTTAGGTGTATTCCTACTATGGTTTGGATGGTTTGGTTTTAATACTGGAAGTGCTTTAGCCTTTGAAGTAAATGAAATGGTACACGTAGCTGTAACCACACTACTTGCAGCATCTGCAGGTGTAATCGGAGCAGCTCTGTTATCCTTAGCAAAATACAAAAAAGTTGACGCTTCTCTTACCTTTAACGGTGCTTTAGCTGGTCTTGTCGGTATCACAGCTGGACCTGACGTGATTTCTCCACTTGGAGCTTTAATTGTTGGTTTAATCGCTGGCTTCATTCTAGTAATAGCTGTGGAAATTATCGATCGCGGATTACGTTTAGATGATCCCGTCGGTGCTATCGCAGTCCATGGAGTAAATGGTGTGTGGGGTACGATTGCAGTAGGTTTATTCGCTACAGACGTCGGATTATTCTACGGCGGCGGAGCAGGGCAGCTAATTACACAAGTTATAGGTGTTGTCGCAGTACTTGCTTGGGTGTTTGTAGCAATGGGCGCATTCCTATTCGTCCTAACACGCATTACATCTATCAGAGTATCTGCTGAAGAAGAGGTCCAAGGACTTGACTTCGCCGAGCATGGCTCATCAGCGTACGCTAACAACTTAAGCTCTATGGGATTAGGTTTAGCAGATCGCTTAAACATAATCTCTAAAAACGGAAAAACTGAATCCGTATAACAATCGCATTTCACCAAATTTTGGTTTTAACTATCCTCTATCCTCTCTTGACCCTTACTCAACTGTAAGGGTCGCTTTTTTATTTACAAAAGCAAAGAAGCTGCCTTTGCAGCTACTTCGTAATAAACATTTGTGTCCAATAGAACCGATAACTACTTCCCTCTGCATAACCTACACCGATATGGGTAAAGTTTGGATTGAGTATATTCTGACGATGACCTTCCGAGTTCATCCAGCTATTAACTACCTCTTGGGCCGTACGCTGACCAGCAGCTATATTCTCACCTGCTCCTCGATAGCTAACGTTAAATGCCCGTAACATATCGAATGGAGAGCCATAGGTTGGTGACTGGTGAGCAAAATAATTCTTATCTCTCATATCCATAGACTTGTATCTAGCAACCCTCGCTACCTGCCAATCAACCTGTAACGGTTTTAGTCCACGTTTTTGACGTTCTTGATTAGTGAGATTTACTACTTGTTGTTCAATGCCTTTAATTTCATCGATATTAGGTACATAAACAGTGTCACCTGGATAAATCCAATGCGGGTCTTCAAACTGCGGGTTGGCTCCAATGATTTCTGAAAGACCGATTTGGTATCTAACGGCGATTTTCCAAAGTGAATCTCCTTTCTGAACAGTATAAGTATCATAGGCACTTACAACAGAAGTTAGTAATAGAGTGACGAGTAACCAACACTTAATGATTTTAGATAATCTTTTCATGTGCTTATTTTTTACAATTTTAATCAAAATAATCCCAAATACACATAGTCCAATTATTACTAATTATGCTAGCTATATACCGCCTTTAAATATATATCGCTAAAGGTTTATGGGTAGACTTATTGAATGATGTTTTTACAATGTTTGCTTTGTCTTCATCAAAGAAATGCAGTTGATGTATTACGACATTTACCTCTTCCCCTACAGATATTTCTTTCTTCTCCAACGGGCGGTATGCTAGAACCGTTGTCCCTTCGATGTTAACCTCAACCTGCCAATTACTACCCTTAAATATTACATTCGAAACGACCCCCCTAGGCAATGTGTCTGCCCTAACAACTTCCTCGTGTGTTAGCACTTCTACGTTTTCAGGGCGAACCATAGCAGCTCCTAGACCAGTAAACTTAGAAAAACCTTTCCACTCTTCTATATTTCTAATAGTATTTGACTCTCCAATAAAATTAGCAACAAATGCACTTCTGGGGTGTTTATATATTTGCATTGGCGTTCCGACCTGTTCAACACGACCTTGATTTATAATGATAATTTCATCGGCTATTTCAATGGCCTCCTCTTGGTCATGGGTAACGAAAATACTCGTAATACCCAGGCGTTGAATCATTTCTTTCAGCCATGTACGTAATTCCTTACGCACCTTAGCATCAATTGCAGCAAATGGTTCATCTAGCAACAGCAGCTGTGGTTCTGGTGCTAGCGCCCTTGCGAAGGCTACACGCTGTCGCTGCCCACCTGATAGCTGATGGGGATATCGGTTTTCCAACCCCTGTAATCCAGTCAACTCTAATAACGCATTCACTTTATTCGCTATAGTTTTCTTGTCTTTTTTCTGAATCGTTAATCCAAAGGCTATGTTTTGAAATACGGTCATATGACGAAATAAGGCATAGTTCTGAAAAACAAAGCCAATCCCCCGCTCCTGTGGCGCACTATTAATTACAGACTTGCCGTGAAACAAAATATCTCCCGAACAAGGAATCTCCAGGCCAGCTAGCATCCTTAAGATTGTCGTTTTACCACCACCACTAGGTCCAAGCAGACCTATCAGCTTACCTTTCTTAATATCAAAGCTAACATCCTTGGCGGCATGAAAACTCCCAAATTTTTTGTTTAGATTACGTACTATTACATGCATCTCATCACGCTCCCATTCTTTCTTGCTCTTTCTCATGCTTCCACTCTATAATGCCTTTAATAATCAACGTAAGAATCGCCAGCATTACTAAAACTGAAGCAACAGCAAAGGATGCAGCAAACTGGTATTCATTGTATAGAATTTCAACATGTAATGGCAAAGTATTGGTTAAACCACGAATATGACCAGATACAACAGACACCGCTCCAAATTCACCCATAGCCCGAGCATTACATAATATCACTCCATATAAGAGACCCCACTTAATATTAGGTAGCGTAACTCTCCAAAAGGTTTGCAAGCCATTCGCCCCTAAACAAATTGCTGCCTCTTCCTCAGTAACACCCTGTGATTGCATCAACGGAATCAACTCTCTAGCGACGAAGGGTAGTGTAACAAACATTGTCGCTAGTACGATTCCAGGCACAGCGAAAATAATTTGGATATTATACTGCAGTAGTAAGGGTCCTAAGTAGCCCCCTACGCCAAATAACAGCACAAACACAAAACCAGCAATCACTGGTGAAACAGCAAAGGGTAGATCAATTAAAGAAATCAAAATATTCTTACCCCTAAATTGAAACTTTGTTATAGACCAGGCTGCCGCAATTCCAAAGAGCATATTCAAGGGAACAGCGATTAAAACTGTAATAAGCGTTAACTTCACTGCTGCTAATGCATCAGGCTCAGTTACTGCAGTCACATATACATCAATACCCCTACGAAAGGCATCTGTAAAGATAGATACTAAAGGCAGGATAAACAAAAAACCTAAAAACAGTAGCGCAATTGTAATAAGCGTCCATTTAATATAGGGTGGCTCGCTTGTAATATTTTGCATTGGAGTCACTCCTCTAATTTACGTTAATTCTATTGGCAGTACGCCATTGTAAGTAATTTATGATTAATAGCAATACGAAAGATATAACAAGCATTACAGTAGCGATAACAATAGCCCCTGCATAATCAAATTGCTCTAGTTTTGTCATAATTAGTAACGGCACTATCTCTGTTTTCATTGGCATATTTCCTGAGATAAAAACAACAGATCCATACTCACCTAACCCTCTGGAAAAGGCAAGGGCAAATCCTGTCAAAAGTGCTGGCGATAGCTCAGGTAGAATTACTCTATGGAATACCTTCCAGCGGTAGGCACCTAAGCTCATTGCCGCTTCTTCTATATCCTTCTCTAGCTCCTGTAAAACTGGCTGTACAGTCCTCACAACAAATGGCAAGCCGATAAATACTAGAGCTAAGGTTATCCCTAAAGGTGTAAATGCAACGTCTATCCCTAAGGGCGTAAGCAATTTTCCAATCCAGCCGTTTTGTGAATAAATTGCTGTTAAGGCAATCCCAGCTACCGCAGTGGGCAAAGCAAATGGCAAATCTATAATCCCATCAACAATCCGCTTAAATGGAAACTGATAACGCACCAGCACCCACGCTACCAGCAAGCCGAAAAAAACATTAAACAACGCCGCAAAAAAAGCTGTACCAAAACTAATCTTAAAGGCAGCCAGTACCCTAGTATCAGATATTACAACCCAAAATTGCTCCCAGCTTAACGTAGTCGCTTTTAACAACAGTGCCGATAGAGGTATTAGTACAATTAAGCATAAATAAAACAGTGTAAATCCCATTGATAGTCCGAATCCTGGAATAATACTTTTACGTTTTATAGTACCAGCCATACACAATCACTCCCTCATATATAAAATAGTTTATTGCCCAGACTAGTAAAGGGTCACAAAAAATAGTAAAAAAAACAAATCGCCAGCGACGATTTGTTATAAATAACTCAAATATTGAGTGTAGTTTGTCTATGTAGTATGCAAGATTCTCCTAATACGCAGATCTCTATTTAAAAAATATACCGTTAACAAAAATCCCATAAACTCTGCAATTGGAAACGCCCACCAAACACCCTGATAGCCCATAAAAATAGGCAACAATAGAATAAACGGAATTAGAAAAATGATTTGTCTTGATAAGGAAATAAGCATCGCTTGCTTAGGCATTCCTAAGGCTTGATAAAGACCCCCAGCTACCATTTGTACTCCAGTCAAAAAGGCCATCGCGAAGATAATTCTCATTGCTGTCTTACCATCCTCTACTGCGAATGGCTCATTCGAAAACATTCGTATCAGTGGTTCTGGGAATAGCATAATAAGCACAAAGACAGTTATCGATAAAATACTGGCCCATTTCATCGCTTCGGACAAAACATCTCTAACCCGTTCTAGCTGATTCGCTCCATAATTATAGCCTAAAATCGGCTGCATTCCCTGTGCTATGCCAAATATCGGCATAATCGTAAGCATTAACACACGATAGACTATCCCCAGGATTGCTACTGCCATGTCCCCACCATGCAAGAGTAGCATATAGTTTGCAGCAATAAACAGTATACTTCCTGATACTTGACGTACAAATGTCGGCGATCCTACATAAGTAATCTCTTTAAGCAGTCCCTTATCCAGCTTCAGATTAGCTACATGTAGCTGCAAGCTACTCTTGCCGAGGGCAAAGTAAGCTATGACAACGATGACAGCTAGCATTTGGGATAACACAGTCGCCAGTGCAGCTCCCTTAACACCCCAATGCAAGACAAATACAAAAATAGGAGTCAAAATTACATTCAAGACAGAAGCCTTAAGCATAATGAGCATCGCCATTTTCGCGTTGCCCTCAGAACGTATGATGTTCGTAATCGACATCGCAGCTGTAAAGAACACCGACCCTAACAATATTACGCGTAAATAATCAACGGCATAGGGCATAATCTCTGCCGATGTACCAAACAGCAAAAGGAGAGATTCTGCAAAAAACAGACCAGCTAACAGGCCTAAAATGCCTATAAAACATATAATAGAAATTACATTTGCAAATGCAAGATTGGCATCTTTATTAAGCCCCGAACCAAGTCTGCGTGAAATCACTGATGCTCCACCAATCCCGATTCCCCCTGCCAGAGCCATCAAAACCCCAATTACCGGAAATGCAACAGTAACACCAGCTAAACCAAGCAAACCTACGCCTCTACTGATAAAAATAGCATCAGCGACATTATAAAGCCCCATTATTAAAATTCCAAGCATCGCTGGAAAGGACTGGCGGAATAAGAGCTTACCTATAGGCTCTGTGCCTAATTTTGTGCTATGATCTTTTGTATTTACCTCTTCTTTTTCCTGAGGATTTTCTTTTGTATCTTCAAGATTCATTTTATTTCCTTCTTCCAGGGCAACTTAATTGACGTTCAAGTGCCTTCCGAGATAGTCTCTTGCAGATTCCCTTGAAGTAATAATACCATCCATTTGTAGACGATCTAACAGCATCAGTAATTCCTTAACTTCCTTACCTGGCAACACATGGAATTCTTCGATAATCTCTTTACCTGAGATATATTGAGTAAGCTGTTGGCGCTTGATAAGATAAGCTACATACTCACTAATAATATGTAATCTTTCTTGCATTGATATTGCGTTTTGTAAAATGATAGCGCCTATTGCTTCAGCCTGATAAGTCTCGTACAGTTCATGAAAAGACCTAATGTTTCCGTCAAAACTTAGCCACGTTTTTATAATACTAGCTTCTTTGCTACTAAGCTTCCATCTATTTATAATAGGGCGTGCACGTTCATAGTCTAACCCAGAAAGCAATGCCGCAAACTTTAACAATGGAAGTCTCGTATATCCAGCAGCTACTATAGAATAAAAATAGTCTGATGTTTTCCGCCCTATTGTAACTTTTGATATAGCTTCTATAGAGCGCTCAATTTCTACAACACGCCTTAATCCTAACTGCATATTACAATCGGTTTCCTGCATAATCTCTGGCATAAACTCTGGAATGAGCTCTTGAATAAGCTGTATTTCATTACCTAAAAAACTCAACCAATTGCTACATGGTTCAACCAAAATCGCCCAGAACTCAGCGCGGATTCTTTCATAACTAGCATATTTTACTTGATGCTTATATCTTCTCATCAGTTCCTTAGTATCATCTGAAATAGTAAACCCTAGCTGTGTAGCTAAGCGGACACCACGGAGTATGCGAAGAGCATCCTCCTCAAAAGCAGCTTCATATACAACTGACACCTTCCTAGCCTGCAAATCTTTTATGCCATCAACTATATCTATAGTCTTACCTTTCAGAGTAGACATAAGCATGTCTGCTGTTAGCTGGGTTTCATTGGTTGGCTGGGTTCCAGTGGCTGGCTTGGTTTTAGTTGTTGATTGGGCTTCTTTTAACGCTTGTAGTGGTATAGCTAGGGCATTAATTGTGAAGTCACGCTTCCGCAAATCTGCTTCTAGCTTTGCTTGCTTACATTTAGGAGCTACTATATCTACCGATATACCATAAGTTGTGAATACTACTCTATAAGCATCATGCACGCTATCTAGAATCACAAAAGAGCCTCCAAATCTATCTGCTAATTCTTTGGCGACCACCCTTACATTATTAAGTACTAATATATCTACATCAATGCTGTCCCGTTCTAAAAATAAGTCACGTACAAAGCCACCCACTAGATAGGCAGAGTTATTCCTACCATCATTAAAATACTTATTTTCGACTATTGCATGTACTCCATTCAAGAGCCTGATAATTTCTGTTTTCAGTTTTTTATCTTTAGACATTGATTAAAATCGCCCCTAAGCGTGTTACGGATTCGTGCTTGTATACACCTGCGACAGTCTTTTTGTCTACATAATCAGCAATCTTTTTCATAATTACCTGTTTATTTTCATCTACATAATTGTACAGGTAGTCATCAACCATCAATTGTAATTGATGTAACAATTCTTGAGCTGCCTCCTCTGCAGGAAACTCATTATCTCTTCGCTCCTCCCATACACGAAAGCTGAAATTATAGCCCATGGTGTATATTAAGTTCAACTGGTGCTGGATATCTATGTGAAAAGGAGGGTGCTCCTGCTCAAACAAAATCGGCCATAAATCCCTTAATCCTATGTATTCTCTCTTACCTGCAAAGCTACTGATATAACAGTAGGCCCGACTACAATTAATAGCTTTTTCAATTGTTCTTATATCATTAACTCCAGGAACCATCGAAGCAAAAACTAAATCAAAACTACCAATCCAATCATTATCTTCTATTGATACCGTCTCCCATGGCTCTTCTACAATAGTAATGTTAGTGATATTGCGATTCTTAATCTCCTGTCTCAAGAAATCAGTCATCGCCGTTACTGGCTCTAGTGCGACAACCTCCTTGGCATATGTGGCAAATGGAATTGTAAAAGATCCAAGTCCGCTACCTATATCAAGAATCCTAATGTCTTCTAAACTCACTCCTTGACCTTTCATCCAGTTAATTATTTTTTCTACACGTGAATTGCCCTTTTTGCCTAATACGTTTTTAGCAAATGGCTGTGCACGCTTTTCCCAGCGTTCTATGTTTGCTTTGATTGTTTCTGGCTCAGTCGCTTTCTTTCTATTCCCATGTAACAGCTGTTGCTGCCATAAGTTATTCCAAAATTCTGGGTCCTTAATATTTGCTAGTATAACGTCTTTATCAATACGATGATTGGACATCCTATCACCCCTTTGTTGCTGACCTCTTTTTTTGTTGTCTTTTCATATATCTTACTGAAATTAACGTCGCTACAAGTACAATAATAGTTATTATTATTCCCTGGTAGTATTCTCCCTGGCCAAAGCTGAAGCCGATATATCCATACAGGTAAGCCATCGGTATACTGCCGAAAAATGTACCTAAAACAAACTGTCCAAACGGTACAGACGAAGCCCCTGCTGCATAGCTAATCAAATCGTAGTTAGCTATTGGAACATTTCTTAAAAGAAAAATATACATAAAACCGTTTTGTTCTAACTGCTCCTGAATATTCTTTATGCGCCTGCCAGTGTATTTCTTAAGCAACACATCAAAATCAAAATAGCGAGACAGCGCATACATAATAATTGCGCCTATCGTACCACCAATTGCTGCATATAATGTAGCCTCTAGCGCCCCAAATGCGATTCCACCAGTAATATAAAAAATTGTTATAGGAAATAAAAAAAATGTCCTTACAATATATAAGCCAAGGAATATAACAGGGGCTAATACTGGAAAATTAGCTAGCCAATCACTAAAGCTAGCTGGCGAAATATCTATGTACATAATGTTAATAACTGATAGCACAACAACTAGAGCAATTACTATAGATACTTTCAGCCATACACCTTTCTTGTTCATTGCTACCCCCATTCCCTAAGTTTACCCTAGTTCAATTCGTCTAATGTTAGTGTGAAGCTTTTTACAAAAGTATCTACGAAGTATTTTACTTCTGGTAGGCTATTTGCTTCAATTTCAGCTCGAATTGCCTTCGCTGCCTGCGAGAACTCTTCATTGCCAGCCTTCAGTTCCTCAAGACACTTTAGATATGCACATATTTTATCTGCTGCTTTTATGATTAACCAGTGTTCTTTATCTTCAATCGCTTCAAATATATAACCACTATATTCATCCTGTAGTTCTTCAGGTAACATCTTATATAATTTTTCGTTAGCTACCTGCTCTATATCCTTATAAGCTTTTTTGATTTGCGGGTTGAAATATTTAATAGGTGTAGCCAAATCTCCCGTTATTACTTCGCTAATATCATGAAATATAGCTAAGGTAGCCACTCGTTCTGGATTTAACTGCCCAGCAAACCGCTTATTCTTGATAACAGCCAAGGAATGTGCAACCATAGCAACCTGCAGACTATGCTCTTGGATATTTTCTGGATGTGTATTACGCATCAATCCCCAGCGTTTAATTAGCTTCATCCGAGCTAAATATGCAAAAAAGTGACTCATAAACTGCTCTTCCTTCCCCGAATTCTAATAACCTCAATCTAAAGTTATTATCTGATTATGTATGTTTTTATCTGCTTAATCTTTGGTTCCATTATAACAGAAAAAGCTATTTATGAGCTTGAGTTGCTCATAAATAGTCTTCTCTTGAAATTATTAACCTATTAGTTTACTTGCTAAGCTCTCCAGCTAGGTTAGCAAGACCTTCAGCCAAAACTGCAACATTTTCGGAAGCGTCCTTAATCTGTTCAGCGATGCTTGCATTTACATCTATACCGTTTGCTACGCCTTTAGTTATTTCTAAACTGGATTGTACCGACTCAACGATATTTCTAAAGCCTTGAATTGTCTCGCTTGTAGTCTCTGCACCCTCACCGACTGAATTGCTCGCCCTCCCCATTGCACTTAGGACCTCGTTTGTATCAGTACGGGACTTCTTAATTTTATCTGCAATATCCTTAAGGGCTTGATCCGTATCTTCTGCGAGTTTACGAACCTCCTCAGCAACCACCGCAAATCCACGTCCATGCTCGCCAGCCCTTGCTGCCTCAATTGATGCATTTAATGCTAATAAATTTGTTTGCGAAGCAATCTGGCTAATGGTATCAATAATCTTGGCAATCTGTTCTGAGCTTTCATTTAAACCTGCGACATTTTTCTGCATTTCTGTAAAATCGCTTTCAATCTCTTTCATCGCATCAGTTACTGATTGAATTTGTTTTTCTCCTTTGTTAGCAAGATCCATTACCTTTGTAGCAAAGTTAGCTGCCTCTAATGCCTCTTCACGGATACCCATCATTGTAGTAGACATCTCATTAGCTGAGGCTGTAGTTTGCTCTGCGGCAGCCGCTAAGTTCTGGCTATCTTCTTGTAGCTTCATTTGAATTTCTTTAACCTGCTCTATTTCTAGCATTTGCGATGTGTAGCTGGCTATATATTCTTCTATCATCAATGTGTTATCAAAGGTAGTAATAGCATCCAAGGCAATAAGTGTATCTGATAATACCTGGGGCTGATGCTGGAATTCTTCAACTATAATTGGAATTAAAGATTTCCGTAATATATGGTAGGCCCCCATAAACCATTCAGGACGAAGCTCTACACGGTCATGAACCTTTCCAATATATTGTTTGCTTTTTATATATCCTTCATTAATATCTGCAGCTAATAGTTCTTCAACATACTTTTTAAATGTTGTCCTTAAGCGGTCTACTGAACTATGACGTTTAATAATCGCTTCAAGAGTCGGAATCTGCAGTACCTCAGAATAAAACTTATCTACTATTTTATCTAGTTGTGGTAAAACAACTGGCTTAAATTGTTTCAAGCAGTCTGAATGGGATGCCCCTAACTTAATAAAATCAATCTTCTTTTGCACTTCAGTACTTGAACTGCGAAAATTAGATCCCTTTGCCGAGAAAAAGTCTACATGCTTTTTTTCTTGATTAGCTTGTTTTTTTGAAAAAAACATAGTTTACACGCTCCCATTTTCATATAGCTTGTATAGATTTTATATAGCTTGTATAGATAATACATATAATAAGTATACTACATCACTGTTTAATATTCCTTTAAATCGTTCAAAAAAATTAATAATTAAAAGTGGTCACAAGCCATTATATAAAATGACTTCTATGACCACTTTTCAAAGATTACTTCAACAATTACTTTTGTATAACATTAATTAATTAAGATTCTCTTGATAGCATTAATTACTCCGATTCTCCTGTAGGTAAGCTATAACAGCTTCCCGCTCTTGATCATCTAACAGACCTGGACTATAGCCTATCATTCTATCAACCACCTGAGGCCATTGACCTTCCGCCCTTGGTCTAAATGCCTGGTCCAAGGTATGGCACGACTGACAATTATCTTCAATTAAAGTCAATGCAGCTGTATCAGCTTCGTCACCTGCTCCATTTGTTGTTGGGCTTTCTACCGTTGCATCATTACAGCCTACAGCTATCAATAACGTAAGTAAAAACACTACTCCAAGTCCAAATACAGTCCTTGTCCTCATAACAATACCTCCTCAGTAAGCTAATTCTACTCGACATCATTATAAAGCCCATAGGAAGCAATTGTCACATAATTATGTGTATATTACATGCCTTCTATTTTTACAATATCAGGCAATCTCAATATTCGAAATAGATTACGCACGTGCTCATTATTAACATTTTTAATAGTCAAGCTACCATTCTTCTCTTGAATGCGTTTATTAAATACTAATATTTTACCAAGGCCCGTACTATCAATATTATGAACATTCTGTAAATCAATTACTACGCGAGATATCCCTTGATTAAACACAGACATTAATGCTTTTTTGAATTCCTCGGCATTAGTAAGCATAATTTTGTCATCCTGCGGTGTAATTATAGCTTCACCTGATTCTAAGATTTGAACATCCATAGTACACCCTCCTTTGCTAATAACTATCTAAAACAACGTTAATTCTCCACCTTCAGTACCTACATCTACATCCTCCTCTAAGGTGAGTTTAGCTACTGTGCGTTCATAGTGAGTCGTTAAATGTTCTAGAATGATATTAAAATCATTAGACTGGCTGTTCCAATCTGTGAGACTAAGTTTGTCTAGCTCCTGCGAGAGTGTCTCGTATACATCAATTTCTGCAGAGTGTAATTGTTCTTTAATGCGCTTTATCCAATCAAACATAATTTCACCCGTGTTAAGCTTTTCTATAATATAAGCTACCTCTTCACTCAAGCCTTTGCTGGCCATTCCTATTGGTTGAATCGCCTCAACAACTAAGTTTTTTGCCATGTCCATTTGACTAACAGCTGCTTCTACTGTTTCTTGCATCAGTTTGACTTGCATTTGATTATTCGATAAAGCTTCTATAAACGCCGATAAATCATCCTCTAATTGAATCCTTAATAGACCAACAAATGCTTTGTTTTTATTAACTTCTTCAATAACTACTTGAGAAATGTTTGTTATCTCATTTACAAAAGAATTGCTGTTTCTGTCATTGATTCTAGCAAGTTCAATTCTACTTAATAAGTTCAACTTGTTTAATTGATTAATCTCTTTTTTAATACCCGAAATTTTATTCTCAATTCCCCGCATTTGCTTTATGAATGAATTCTCTGTATTTTTGAAGGTATCGGTTTCAAATGATATGTGCAGTAGTTCTTGATTGAACTCCCCTAAAAAACTATCTACATCCTGAAATATATGCTGTATTACATTTTTTTGGTCTTCACGTTCCCCACTTATGATATCCACTAAATAGCTACCCTCTTCTAGCATATCATCTAATTGCTCCTTAGCGCCATAGACAGTATGTTTAATCTCTACCAAGGACTTATGCAGGCGTTCTTCTATATTGCCTACTAGCCCCGTAGACAGTCCCAGTACCCGCTGGTAAAAACTTAGCTT carries:
- a CDS encoding sulfate/molybdate ABC transporter ATP-binding protein gives rise to the protein MHVIVRNLNKKFGSFHAAKDVSFDIKKGKLIGLLGPSGGGKTTILRMLAGLEIPCSGDILFHGKSVINSAPQERGIGFVFQNYALFRHMTVFQNIAFGLTIQKKDKKTIANKVNALLELTGLQGLENRYPHQLSGGQRQRVAFARALAPEPQLLLLDEPFAAIDAKVRKELRTWLKEMIQRLGITSIFVTHDQEEAIEIADEIIIINQGRVEQVGTPMQIYKHPRSAFVANFIGESNTIRNIEEWKGFSKFTGLGAAMVRPENVEVLTHEEVVRADTLPRGVVSNVIFKGSNWQVEVNIEGTTVLAYRPLEKKEISVGEEVNVVIHQLHFFDEDKANIVKTSFNKSTHKPLAIYI
- a CDS encoding P-II family nitrogen regulator: MKKIETIIRPEQFPELHKQLHSAGIKGLTVTEVAGYGLQKGKTGVYRGNVYDVTLLPKIKVELVTTNEDYETIIGIIKKTCNTGKVGDGKIFVYPLENVIRIRTGDEGTQAI
- the safA gene encoding SafA/ExsA family spore coat assembly protein, whose translation is MKRLSKIIKCWLLVTLLLTSVVSAYDTYTVQKGDSLWKIAVRYQIGLSEIIGANPQFEDPHWIYPGDTVYVPNIDEIKGIEQQVVNLTNQERQKRGLKPLQVDWQVARVARYKSMDMRDKNYFAHQSPTYGSPFDMLRAFNVSYRGAGENIAAGQRTAQEVVNSWMNSEGHRQNILNPNFTHIGVGYAEGSSYRFYWTQMFITK
- the cysW gene encoding sulfate ABC transporter permease subunit CysW: MQNITSEPPYIKWTLITIALLFLGFLFILPLVSIFTDAFRRGIDVYVTAVTEPDALAAVKLTLITVLIAVPLNMLFGIAAAWSITKFQFRGKNILISLIDLPFAVSPVIAGFVFVLLFGVGGYLGPLLLQYNIQIIFAVPGIVLATMFVTLPFVARELIPLMQSQGVTEEEAAICLGANGLQTFWRVTLPNIKWGLLYGVILCNARAMGEFGAVSVVSGHIRGLTNTLPLHVEILYNEYQFAASFAVASVLVMLAILTLIIKGIIEWKHEKEQERMGA
- the cysT gene encoding sulfate ABC transporter permease subunit CysT, with the protein product MAGTIKRKSIIPGFGLSMGFTLFYLCLIVLIPLSALLLKATTLSWEQFWVVISDTRVLAAFKISFGTAFFAALFNVFFGLLVAWVLVRYQFPFKRIVDGIIDLPFALPTAVAGIALTAIYSQNGWIGKLLTPLGIDVAFTPLGITLALVFIGLPFVVRTVQPVLQELEKDIEEAAMSLGAYRWKVFHRVILPELSPALLTGFALAFSRGLGEYGSVVFISGNMPMKTEIVPLLIMTKLEQFDYAGAIVIATVMLVISFVLLLIINYLQWRTANRINVN
- a CDS encoding ammonium transporter, which encodes MIKLKSKARIILITFALVTLFLASPAAAESEYTIEGLIADLDVYVILLSAFLVFIMHAGFAMLETGFTRSKNALNILLKNFFSMSVGVVAYFFVGYSLMYGASYAGFTSFNGFFLMGAHDELADFLFDAVFAATAATIISGAVAERIKLSSFVIIVAFMTAIVYPVAGHWMWDDNGWLVGLGFADYAGSTVVHSVGAWGAIIAVLFLGARIGKYDGKKVNTIPGHNLPLGALGVFLLWFGWFGFNTGSALAFEVNEMVHVAVTTLLAASAGVIGAALLSLAKYKKVDASLTFNGALAGLVGITAGPDVISPLGALIVGLIAGFILVIAVEIIDRGLRLDDPVGAIAVHGVNGVWGTIAVGLFATDVGLFYGGGAGQLITQVIGVVAVLAWVFVAMGAFLFVLTRITSIRVSAEEEVQGLDFAEHGSSAYANNLSSMGLGLADRLNIISKNGKTESV